The Bacillus sp. FJAT-27916 genomic interval TTAAACTGTTACTAAAATGAATATTAAAAAAAGAAGGTGCTTTAAAATGAATGTCCAAATTATAGCAGACAGTGCCAGCGATTTGCCATTGGAATACTTCAAAGACAACAATATCATTCTCATACCATTAAAAGTTCATATGGATAATGAAGAATTTAACGATTTAGTGACTATTCAGCCTAAGGTTGTCTATGATGCCATGCGAAATGGGAAAGCCCCTAAAACTTCTCAGGCATCACCTCAAGACTTTTATGAAGCGTTCAGACAGCTTGCGAAGGATAAGCAGCAAGGCTTGTATATTGCCTTTTCCTCCGAGTTAAGCGGTACATATCAAACAGCTGTCATGATGCGTGATGAGGTAAAAGCAGAGTTTCCTGAATTTGAGCTTGAGATCGTTGATAGCAAATGTGCCTCTTTAGGCCTTGGACTTGCTGTTATGGAAGTGGCACGCCATGCAGCTAAAGGAGCAAGCTTATCTGATTTGACTGAAATCGCCAAATTCCAATGCGCTCATATGGAGCATCTATTCACTGTAGCTGACTTGACCTACTTGGCTCGCGGCGGACGTATCTCAAAAT includes:
- a CDS encoding DegV family protein, producing MNVQIIADSASDLPLEYFKDNNIILIPLKVHMDNEEFNDLVTIQPKVVYDAMRNGKAPKTSQASPQDFYEAFRQLAKDKQQGLYIAFSSELSGTYQTAVMMRDEVKAEFPEFELEIVDSKCASLGLGLAVMEVARHAAKGASLSDLTEIAKFQCAHMEHLFTVADLTYLARGGRISKSSAFIGGLLNIKPLLNVEEGKLIPLEKFRGKKKLMRAVMDTMKERGDRLDHQIIGISHGDDMKEALEYKALIEETFHPKSVYISSVGATVGAHSGPGTIAIFFLNQLPE